Genomic window (Oncorhynchus masou masou isolate Uvic2021 chromosome 26, UVic_Omas_1.1, whole genome shotgun sequence):
ATTCAGCCTGCAGGAGTCAGATCCCCCTTTAAGGTATGGAAACATCTAAATATATAGGCCAGGTACTATATCTACAGTTGTCATTTGGTTGCACAGCCACACAGAGGCAGTAAAACTGGAATGTTGAAGGTGTCACCAGGCTTGCCAGGGTTACTGAAGTTCTACACAGTTCCATTCTTGGACCCTTTTTGTTCACAAGAAAAACAATTTGTTGATTCAAAAGTACATTGATGTTGTATACAGGTGTATTGTGAGATGCTGGCAGACGGAGGCTGGACAGTCTTTCAAAGGCGCACCGGGGCAGAGGTTCATTTCAACAGGAAGTGGGCTGTGTACAAACAAGGCTTTGGGAATCTACAGAGTAATGAAGGGTCCCTCTGAGCACCTCACATTTCACCGGCAACTAATACTGTAAACTCTGTAATTTGCTGAGCCAATGTTGGCCAAATTTAAATGAATTTTTGTCTATAATATATTACCTCAAAGGCAACTTATAGAGGGTTCCCTAAACTGTCTGTTTTTCACTTCTCAATTCAGTTCTCTACCCTGTTGTTTCCTAGAGGACCACTGGCTGGGTCTGAGTAAGGTGTTTGCTCTAACCAAGGGGGGCAGGGGGCGGAGTTCGACTATGCGGGTCAACCTGTGGGACTTTGAAGGGGGCACTGCCTTCGCTGAGTACAGTGACTTCCGTCTGGGCACAGAGGAGGAGAGCTACAAGCTGAACGTTGGAGCCTACAGGGGCAGCGCAGGTAACTGTGATTTCAACAGCACAGGGGGACAGTGGTCATATTATTTACTTCAGTGTTCTAGTTATTTCACATTTGGTGGCAGCATGGGACCATTACACATCACATATATGTCATATGATATGTacaatgccttgcgaaagtattcggccctcttgaactttgcgaccttttgccacatttcaggcttcaaacataaagatataaactgtattttttgtgaagaatcaacaacaagtgggacacaatcatgaagtggaacgacatttattggatatttcaaacttttttaacaaatcaaaaactgaaaaattgggcgtgcaaaattattcagcccctttactttcagtgcagcaaactctctccagaagttcagtgaggatctctgaatgatccaatgttgacctgaatgactaatgatgataaatacaatccacctgtgtgtaatcaagtctccgtataaatgcacctgcactgtgatagtctcagaggtccgttaaaagcgcagagagcatcatgaagaacaaggaacacaccaggcaggtccgagatactgttgtgaagaagtttaaagccggatttggatacaaaaagatttcccaagctttaaacatcccaaggagcactgtgcaagcgataatattgaaatggaaggagtatcagaccactgcaaatctaccaagacctggccgtccctctaaactttcagctcatacaaggagaagactgatcagagatgcagccaagaggcccatgatcactctggatgaactgcagaaatctacagctgagatgggagactctgtccataggacaacaatcagtcgtatattgcacaaatctggcctttatggaagagtggcaagaagaaagccatttcttaaagatatccataaaaagtgtcgtttaaagtttgccacaagccgcctgggagacacaccaaacatgtggaagaaggtgctctggtcagatgaaaccaaaatggaactttttggcaacaatgcaaaacattatgtttggcgtaaaagcaacacagctcatcaccctgtacacaccatccccactgtcaaacatggtggtggcagcatcatggtttgggcctgcttttcttcagcagggacagggaagatggttaaaattgatgggaagatggatggagccaaatacaggaccattctggaagaaaacctgatggagtctgcaaaagacctgagactgggacggagatttgtcttccaacaagacaatgatccaaaacataaagcaaaatctacaatggaatggttcaaaaataaaaaatatccaggtgttagaatggccaagtcaaagtcgagacctgaatccaatcgagaatttgTGGAAAGAAcagaaaactgctgttcacaaatgctctccatccaacctcactgagctcgagctgttttgcaaggaggaatgggaaaaaatttcagtctctcgatgtgcaaaactgatagagacataccccaagcgacttacagcagtaatcgcagcaaaaggtggcgctacaaagtattaattaagggggctaaataattttgcacgcccaatttttcatgtttttgatttgttaaaaaagtttgaaatatccaataaatgtcgttccacttcatgattgtgtcccacttgttgttgattcttcacaaaacatacagttttatatctttatgtttgaagcctgaaatgtggcaaaaggtcgcaaagttcaagggggccgaatactttcgcaaggcactgtatgctggGTTGATATTCTTAAATGGTGTATGCTTTGGAAGTCAATACAACCAAGAGTGAAGTAGAACTgcagtattctctcttcattcctccctgtctctctgtaggtgatgccATCCGTGGGAAATACGCCGGCATTGACCAGAATGGCTTTGGCTTCAGCACAACCGACAAGGACAACGACGGCTGCTCACCCTGCATCTTTGGCGACATCGCCGAGGACGAGTGCAGCTTCTcggagggaggagggtggtggtACAGTCGCTGTGGCTCTGCCAGCCTGAACGGAGACTGGCACCCCGCCGGCGAACACATCGGCTGGGCCTCCGGCCTCCACTGGGCGACCTGGAAAGGGCCTGCTCCATACTCGGCCCGAGCCAGCCGCATGATGATCAAGTCTGTGTGAGGCCACGTCTCAATACATCTGAAATGGTTTCCTAGGCCTATGTCTCCTTTGCTTTATGACCACCGGTCTGAGCCACATTAGTGGACATGAGTAGAGGAAACCATTGAAATAACTGGAACACACACAGCTATGTGTTCCATGGAGTGATGCCTGCATATCGTGCCATAGTGCTTAGCTTGAATGGTCTGTTTATTTGGGTCTGTTGTGCAATCAACACactgtatttgtttgtttttttgtttgtcccATTCGCTTTGTTGTTTTATATCATGATGCATTAATCAGAGCCAACATGTCAGTGACAGATATAGAAAATATCAATTTTCTACACTTTTTTAAACTCAAGTCTACCATGAGTTATGTTTTCAGTGAAGAGAGAATACCTTGTGGAAGTTTTATTTGTTACACTGCAACAATTCTACATTTAACTTCTGAACAGTTTCATCACATAGTTTGACATAATTTAAATTCTAGAATGTTGATATTGCATgcatttttaaataaaatacatttttgaacaTTTGTTTAGCATGAACATATTCAATAATGTTGAGAAACCATTCATTTTGCTTGAATTCACACAGTGAAAGCTCTGTGTTTATAGAGAAATAGAAGTTGTACTTATTGCATATTAAATCATTCATGGTTTCTCATCAGACAGTAAATAGGTTTGTTGTTCTCCTAGCCTAGAAGCCTGGTTTCTGGCTTTGATTGATTATGGATCTTTAACAAAAAAATGATGgtgacatcatttaggacctttaaggttgcagtgacacatccataacctgagcagaaaGCAGATAGCATACcggagagaatactatagacatcaagaaagtcagtcagttgattattgacaagtttttccaacacttttgattaatagggcaaaatagaaataggcctataacagttaggatcagcttgatctccccctttaaataaaggacaaactCTGGCTgtcttccaagcaatgggaacctccccagaaaggagagacaggtttagTGAGTATACATGTTGTTACGTATTATTTCTCTATACTGGTTCTCCGTGGAAATCGATAACACACAACCCTGGCGTTGAAAGCACCAATGCTGTACCAACTCTTGGTGATCTCTGCCTGTATCTAAAAACAACATGGatccaccagagactctgggttcgtgaccaggctctgtcgtaaccgtcCGCGACCGGGAgttccgtggggcgacgcacaattggcctagcttcgtccgggttagggagggtttggccggtagggaaatccttgtctcatcgcgcaccagcgactcctgtggcgggccgggcacagtgcacgctaaccaaggttgccaggtgcacagtgtttcctccgacacattggtgcggctgccttccgggttggatggcgctgtgttaagaagcagtacggctggttgggttgtgtattggaggtcgcatgactttcaaccttcgtctctcccgagcccgtacgggagttgtagcgatgagccaagatagtagctactaaacaattggataccacaaaattggggagaaaaaggggtaaaaaaataatatatatatttttttaaattacatttaaaaaataaaaataaaaataaaaacaacatgGATGACAAATGCTGTACAAAGATGTGATCACAGGAAATGATCTGATGGCCATTTACTCATTTGTATAGGTGTCACATGTCTGAGAGTTATTCTTTCACTTCATTGATTAGGCTACAGGACATCACTGTCAAAGAGCCATAGCAAATCTATAGCAAAGATCCAAAGTTCCTCcctaataattttgcacgcccaatttttcagagtttgat
Coding sequences:
- the LOC135515059 gene encoding angiopoietin-4-like, whose protein sequence is MWNRIFFCGLVVCLICLTDQTQEQKTPLVVQGTDCTQIKTLSPQATSGVYVIQPAGVRSPFKVYCEMLADGGWTVFQRRTGAEVHFNRKWAVYKQGFGNLQKDHWLGLSKVFALTKGGRGRSSTMRVNLWDFEGGTAFAEYSDFRLGTEEESYKLNVGAYRGSAGDAIRGKYAGIDQNGFGFSTTDKDNDGCSPCIFGDIAEDECSFSEGGGWWYSRCGSASLNGDWHPAGEHIGWASGLHWATWKGPAPYSARASRMMIKSV